The Maylandia zebra isolate NMK-2024a linkage group LG7, Mzebra_GT3a, whole genome shotgun sequence genome contains a region encoding:
- the LOC101486442 gene encoding protein AMBP isoform X2, with protein sequence MQGAVRPVSVLVMGWALVTFQVSPVEPKNFTLTQENFDLEQFMGKWYEVAVVSTCPHYMQRKRGNPVIVALELKHVASEENFTMTATAFRNSLCTETSTDYSLTDTPGRFFYHTARLGADVDAFVVHTTYDEYAVMLLLSTEKPSGNKTTIAKLYSRTVEAGPAVLDHFKTVVREHGMRDDAVIMNQDKGYCSQRVK encoded by the exons ATGCAGGGAGCGGTCAGGCCTGTGTCTGTGCTGGTAATGGGGTGGGCCCTCGTGACCTTCCAGGTATCTCCTGTGGAGCCAAAAAATTTTACCCTGACCCAGGAGAACTTTGATCTGGAGCAG TTTATGGGAAAGTGGTATGAGGTGGCAGTGGTGTCTACCTGCCCTCATTATATGCAGCGTAAGAGGGGAAACCCTGTCATTGTTGCACTTGAGCTGAAACATGTTGCATCTGAGGAGAACTTCACCATGACAGCCACTGCTTTCAG GAACAGCTTGTGTACGGAGACTTCAACAGATTACAGTTTGACGGACACTCCAGGGCGATTCTTCTACCACACTGCAA GGCTCGGGGCCGACGTTGATGCCTTTGTGGTTCATACCACCTATGATGAGTATGCTGTAATGCTTCTGCTGAGCACAGAGAAaccatcaggaaataaaaccacCATAGCCAAACTTTACA GTCGGACTGTGGAAGCAGGCCCCGCTGTGCTGGATCACTTTAAAACAGTGGTCAGAGAGCATGGAATGAGAGACGATGCTGTCATCATGAATCAGGACAAAG GTTATTGTTCCCAAAGGGTTAAATAG
- the LOC101486442 gene encoding protein AMBP isoform X1 yields the protein MQGAVRPVSVLVMGWALVTFQVSPVEPKNFTLTQENFDLEQFMGKWYEVAVVSTCPHYMQRKRGNPVIVALELKHVASEENFTMTATAFRNSLCTETSTDYSLTDTPGRFFYHTARLGADVDAFVVHTTYDEYAVMLLLSTEKPSGNKTTIAKLYSRTVEAGPAVLDHFKTVVREHGMRDDAVIMNQDKGECVPGEKMTETPTQVIVPKGLNRNAVPRTTHPQEEFTVTI from the exons ATGCAGGGAGCGGTCAGGCCTGTGTCTGTGCTGGTAATGGGGTGGGCCCTCGTGACCTTCCAGGTATCTCCTGTGGAGCCAAAAAATTTTACCCTGACCCAGGAGAACTTTGATCTGGAGCAG TTTATGGGAAAGTGGTATGAGGTGGCAGTGGTGTCTACCTGCCCTCATTATATGCAGCGTAAGAGGGGAAACCCTGTCATTGTTGCACTTGAGCTGAAACATGTTGCATCTGAGGAGAACTTCACCATGACAGCCACTGCTTTCAG GAACAGCTTGTGTACGGAGACTTCAACAGATTACAGTTTGACGGACACTCCAGGGCGATTCTTCTACCACACTGCAA GGCTCGGGGCCGACGTTGATGCCTTTGTGGTTCATACCACCTATGATGAGTATGCTGTAATGCTTCTGCTGAGCACAGAGAAaccatcaggaaataaaaccacCATAGCCAAACTTTACA GTCGGACTGTGGAAGCAGGCCCCGCTGTGCTGGATCACTTTAAAACAGTGGTCAGAGAGCATGGAATGAGAGACGATGCTGTCATCATGAATCAGGACAAAG GTGAGTGTGTTCCAGGTGAAAAGATGACAGAGACACCTACTCAG GTTATTGTTCCCAAAGGGTTAAATAGAAACGCGGTTCCACGTACGACACATCCCCAAGAAGAGTTCACTGTTACCATCTGA
- the ambp gene encoding protein AMBP has protein sequence MQKAATVITLLVLGWTWSLEGLPVLTDPLYPTQENFDLTQYLGTWHDIAIASTCPYMQRYKSGAAIGKLVLQRGDNEGKLKVTRTSLRRGTCMERIEDYELTTTPGRFFYHVAKWGADVDAYVVHTNYNEYAIVIMSKQKLSGNKTTSVKLYSRTMTVRNTVLDDFNRLVKDQGMSDANIIIKENKGDCVPGEEVATATAQPEPQRVRRNAVPSLAPDVEGSGDDTAMFNGTEACKAAPDTGPCFGIHVRYYYNSSSMNCELFKYGGCLGNQNNFENERDCLQSCRTEAVCRLPMDAQPCTGKPPIWVFDSTAGLCVAYKSGFCQANGNKFYSKAECEEYCGVMKDDEGLLKAN, from the exons ATGCAGAAAGCAGCGACTGTGATTACTCTGCTGGTCCTGGGATGGACCTGGAGCCTCGAGGGGCTCCCTGTACTCACAGACCCGCTTTACCCCACACAGGAAAACTTTGATTTAACCCAG TATTTGGGAACATGGCATGATATTGCCATTGCATCCACATGTCCCTATATGCAACGTTATAAGTCAGGTGCAGCCATCGGAAAACTGGTACTTCAGAGAGGTGATAATGAAGGCAAACTCAAGGTGACTCGAACTTCACTGAG acGAGGAACATGTATGGAGAGGATTGAGGATTATGAGCTGACCACCACACCAGGACGATTCTTCTATCATGTTGCAA AGTGGGGGGCAGACGTGGATGCATACGTGGTTCACACAAACTACAATGAGTACGCCATAGTAATAATGAGCAAGCAGAAGTTATCAGGCAATAAGACCACCTCAGTTAAGCTTTACA GTCGAACTATGACTGTGAGAAACACTGTCCTGGATGACTTTAACAGACTGGTTAAAGACCAGGGAATGAGTGATGCCAATATTATCATTAAAGAGAACAAAG GTGACTGTGTTCCTGGAGAGGAGGTGGCAACAGCCACAGCTCAGCCTGAGCCTCAG CGTGTGAGGAGAAATGCAGTGCCTTCTTTGGCTCCAGATGTGGAGGGCTCTGGTGATGATACAGCTATGTTCAATGGGACTG AGGCCTGTAAAGCAGCACCAGACACAGGACCGTGTTTCGGGATCCACGTGCGTTACTACTACAACTCCTCTTCAATGAACTGCGAGCTCTTCAAGTATGGAGGATGTTTGGGCAATCAGAACAACTTTGAAAATGAAAGGGACTGTTTGCAGAGTTGCCGCACCGAag CTGTGTGCCGTCTGCCTATGGATGCTCAGCCCTGCACAGGGAAGCCTCCCATCTGGGTTTTTGACTCCACCGCTGGTCTGTGTGTGGCCTACAAAAGCGGCTTCTGCCAGGCCAACGGCAACAAGTTCTACAGCAAGGCAGAGTGTGAGGAGTACTGCGGGGTGATGAAAGATG atgaAGGGCTCCTCAAGGCAAACTGA